From the Erythrolamprus reginae isolate rEryReg1 chromosome Z, rEryReg1.hap1, whole genome shotgun sequence genome, one window contains:
- the LOC139152888 gene encoding perforin-1-like produces the protein MLRAKSIFTLQLLFLLLFLTGVSPYCQVGTADECNEQKYFVPGYSMAGEGFDITTLEKKSKVLDLSQWQKADGTCTLCRNPFLQDSPLQRLPLVAVDWTAKMSCQRKVHASEQNSGIGVLQDSASDVKNDWKAGLNVQVKPEVEVQMSMAGSHSKVATFTMQKSNQDKYTFTSHEVSCSYYSFRVGQYIPSNHFKYALRNLPARYKPNSLLEYRQLISTYGTHFIDQLHLGGRVRDVTALRVCETALNGVTIDEVKDCLTLEASANIGGGKGSLSAAYNACEELKKQKTFKGNFHQTFNERHTEVVGGDQHTDLLFSKEENPENYKQWMESLKSMPALLSYSLKPIHILLPKGDPKRDCLQQALSEYIKERALWRNCSQPCPPGSQRSPRDPCSCICHNDGNTNAMCCARERGQSKLTVTIRRAYDLWGDYATSTDAYVKVFFHGIQSQTTTVWNNNNPIWMVHLDLGRVQSLGEASKLRIQVWDEDNRYDDDLLGSCDRTPRSGKGHIEVCYLNHGRLEFQYNLECGPFLGGPYCLDYVPQQPHRAKMLQRGAK, from the exons ATGTTGAGGGCCAAGTCCATCTTCACCCTAcagcttctctttctcctccttttcttgacCGGAGTCTCTCCCTATTGCCAAGTCGGAACAGCCGATGAATGCAACGAGCAAAAATACTTTgtgcctggctacagcatggctGGAGAAGGCTTTGACATCACCACACTGGAGAAGAAGTCCAAGGTGTTGGATCTGAGTCAGTGGCAGAAAGCCGATGGCACTTGCACCCTGTGCCGTAATCCTTTCCTGCAAGATAGCCCTCTTCAGAGACTTCCCTTGGTGGCTGTTGACTGGACAGCCAAAATGAGTTGTCAGAGGAAGGTTCACGCTTCTGAGCAAAACTCGGGCATTGGCGTGCTTCAAGACTCGGCATCTGATGTGAAAAATGACTGGAAAGCTGGACTCAATGTACAGGTGAAACCCGAGGTGGAGGTCCAGATGTCGATGGCTGGAAGTCACTCCAAGGTGGCGACCTTCACCATgcagaagagcaaccaagacaaATACACTTTTACAAGCCATGAGGTCTCCTGCTCTTATTACAG CTTCCGTGTCGGACAATACATTCCCTCCAACCATTTCAAGTATGCCCTTCGCAATCTTCCTGCCAGGTACAAACCCAACTCCCTTCTGGAATATCGGCAGCTCATCAGCACCTATGGGACCCACTTCATCGATCAGCTGCACTTGGGGGGCCGGGTGAGAGATGTGACAGCCTTGCGGGTCTGTGAGACAGCTTTGAACGGCGTGACTATTGATGAAGTCAAAGACTGCCTAACCCTCGAGGCCTCGGCCAACATTGGGGGCGGCAAAGGGAGCCTCAGTGCGGCCTACAATGCATgtgaagagctgaagaagcaaaAGACTTTCAAAGGAAACTTCCACCAGACCTTCAACGAGAGACACACTGAGGTGGTCGGAGGGGACCAACACACTGACTTGCTCTTTTCAAAGGAAGAGAACCCTGAAAATTATAAGCAGTGGATGGAAAGCCTCAAATCTATGCCTGCCCTCCTTTCTTACTCCCTGAAGCCCATTCATATTTTGCTGCCTAAGGGCGACCCAAAACGGGACTGTTTGCAGCAGGCATTGAGCGAGTACATCAAAGAAAGGGCCCTTTGGAGGAACTGCAGCCAGCCTTGTCCTCCCGGCTCCCAACGCAGCCCCCGAGATCCCTGTTCCTGCATATGTCATAATGACGGCAACACTAACGCCATGTGCTGCGCCCGGGAGCGAGGCCAGAGCAAGCTGACCGTGACGATTCGACGTGCCTATGATCTCTGGGGAGACTATGCCACGAGTACTGACGCTTACGTCAAAGTATTCTTCCATGGGATTCAGAGCCAGACAACCACTGTGTGGAATAATAACAACCCGATATGGATGGTCCACTTGGATCTGGGGAGGGTCCAGAGCCTCGGAGAAGCCAGCAAGCTCCGAATACAAGTCTGGGATGAAGACAACCGTTACGATGATGATCTGCTGGGATCGTGTGACCGAACTCCCAGATCTGGAAAAGGTCACATCGAGGTGTGTTACTTAAATCATGGGCGCCTTGAATTTCAATATAATTTGGAATGTGGCCCCTTCTTAGGGGGGCCCTACTGCTTGGATTATGTCCCTCAGCAGCCACACAGGGCTAAGATGTTACAACGTGGAGCAAAGTGA